The DNA segment TAAACTCAGTAACATCAAGCAAAAAACCCTAAAACTTATTCAAAGTATGTTGATGCTGTCCCACAGATGTTTTACAAAAACCTcatgattttattacaaaaaaaaaaaaaaaagaagaaaagaaagaaagaacaataaGTCTCACTGCATCACTTACCAATACCAGAGGTTGGGGAACCTGTGGGGGAAGCATTTCTCCTCAGCAGGTTATGCTGCTGGCCAGAAGTAGACAGGTTTCTTTCTGGAGGCCCACCAGGGGCTGAGATCAGGGCAGGAGCAGCAGTTGTGCCAGTAGGGGGACGTGCTGCTACTACTGGGTTTGGAGTCACAGGAACAGGAGGACGAGGAGTCACATGCCTCTGACGAAGGTCTAAGAATAAAGACCAGCATGTGTGCTCATTGAAGCAGATAATCAAATATTTTTGGCTTACAAACctagtacatatacattttcCTCTAACCTTGACCTTGCCGTGGAGTTAAAGAAGGTCCAATTGGTGTAGCATCCAGCtccaacaaaaagaaagaacttAATAAACAATTCTGCAATGATCCCATATACTAGCAGTCAGTCTATACTGACTAATTacttacaatttttttcttaGAATCCGGATCAAAACGCTCTAGTATCAGTTTGGCATTTTTGTAGGTTTCAGTCTCCATCACCTGCTCCAGCTGAAAAATATAATGAACCACTCAGTCTACTTAATATAAACAAtgatttcacaaacacacacacacaaaaaaaaaaaatgacctagCAATCTAAAACAACCGATTTTAAAAATCTAACTAAAAGAAGGGAAAATTAGAacaattgaaaaatatataaattagcaAATTAGCAAAAATACAGCGCTAAAGCAATTGCTTAGGGAATTGCTTCTCCTGgcacttattacattttgttcTATTTAGCTTCATTTTAAAACCCATCTCAGGAAAGATCAAATAGTGCTAATTATTTAAGATCTAATGAAAAGAATAATTACAAGATCTATTCTGATAATGGGGAGTGTAAAAATCCATCAACTGTAATTATTGAAAGTTATTAGACATGACAGTAGATGACAAGCAATTTCTCAGATTTATTTCCTCCTAGCTCTAAACACTATTAATTTAAAGACAAGCCGTTGGCCAAACATCTTACTAAGTCAAGTCTGTGCAATTAACCGCTGTCTGCATTGATTTTGGATTATTTATTTGAAGGAGGAATTTCTCTCCTTTCTAAGAATATGAGCTCAATAAACGTGCAGAGAAGGGATGCTTCAGCTTTAGCATGGCACTAGCCTACTGTCAAAAGTGAACCTGAATGGCCTACAAGGGCAAAGCCAGCACATTAGCATTTAAGGTTAACGCTCACATTACAGGTGCAAAGATGTCTGACATTTCTGAGAAGGTGTGCACTCTGGTTTGACCTCTCATGAAAGAACTAGATTTTAAGTGTTCTACACTGGTATGACGGTGCAACTTGCCACAAGAGCAGTGGCCTCCCTGACCAAATACACTACAATTATCATCAGAATACAATGTTCAAAAAGAGAAATACtcactattttctttttttcagctttcaGTTCTTCTAATTTTTCAActaaaacattaaaagaaaagttatatttcaaaacacacacacacacaaggtcaaAATAAAAAGGGAGACATGCCAAGGTATTTAAAGAATATAATTTCTAAAGATGTGGAAGCACAGAGATCATTTTaccatttctttctctccttcttgaATATAAGATAATTAATAGTTTTCTCAGAAGCCATACACTGTGTAAAGAAAATACATATGTTGTTATTTAGTGCAAGAGCAAAATAGGAAGTggggagaaaaaataataataataataaaaataaaaataaaaaatactttaaccAAACTTTCAGTAACCACACAAGCCATTAAGTTAAAAGCTAACAAGTTGTTAGTATAAGATGTAAAATACAGCTATTAATACTCATAAAAGTTCTTCACAAAGAACTGAAGAATGGGgttaaaaaaagtattcagtTTAAACATATTAACTGTGTTTAAAGATGCCAAATTTGCTACCTAAATTTAGTTTTGATTGGTGTTTGTGAAAATATCTGTGGCTGTGGACACAGGATGCTAACTatggtttaaatgttttactttatgTAACCACTCTTACAATGTACTCTTGACCAAATCATACTAGCTAAAAGGAAATAGTAGAAACCAAACCCATCAGCTGATTAAAAATCCCATATCCATTTCTTCTGCagtttattgtaaatgtaaaaaagcagTTGTAACTATTAAGcatctaaatgtaaaattaagaCTGACAAtagccatgaaatttaaaacacatttatttatttttttaaagaaatagaacatttatttacataaaaaaaacattgaaaagaaTACTTACAGAAGTGGAAATATTAGAAAGGGTGAGGCCACTATCAGTTTCCCCATTAGCGGTTCAGGGATATACCACATATATACAACTATGCAGGCTGACAGGTACAGAAGGGTTGAATATAAAAGTATTCTGTAAACCCATAACTTCAGCTGTTTCTGGTTTTTTTCTCTGTGCTCCTCGAGGGTTTGTATATTCTATAAAAGGGAAAAATTGTGTAAATGGCAATgtataatatcaataataaaaataacaacattatTACAGCAATATACAGCATCTAAGAACAATAGAACCTCAGCACTGTCTAGTTACAATCTAGCCTAGTCTCTTTGCAAAATGGTCAATAATTCATGGCACACCTGGATAGCCAGGTCTGTCCCTAAAGAACTCATAGGAGATCTAGAGCTACATCgggatttctgtaaagctgatttgtaaaaatacaactttaaaagctctatgcaaataaaaatgacatgaaGTGAATGCTTTGAATTGaattcatatacatatttaagTGATATGTATATGgacaaatatgaaaaatattaagGCCACAATATGAAATCTCTAATCATAGATGTGCGTGAGATTACAGCTGCACGTGTACGAGTATAATATTGCTTTTAAACAACAATTATTGAGTAACTGACATTTCTGACACGATATGGTCAGTAAGTGATATTCTGACCATAGTAAGTAGTTTTAAAATAACCTCATTccataaatatcaaataaaggTCTCAAAGAACATGAGCCAAAGGGGTGGTCTAAAGAGAGCAAAAGACAAATACGGCAACACGTGTGTTTCAGTCTAATAATAACTGCAAATCGGATTCTGCAAATGGCTTCTGTAGTCAACTGTATTGTGCTACGAGTTtaaaaactacataaaaaaatgtgttatgcCAATTTTGGCTGTTATTCGCATAATCCAAAAGGATAAAATTAGGTATCAATGAGATTGTGTGTCAGTAACAATAATGAGCTCCATGTGTTTAGAGGGAAATCACTTCTCACCTTATCCAGCCCCTCTAAAACCTCTACAGTCGTTGGCTTGGTCTGAAAGACAAATCAGGCTATTACGCTAAACACATTGACATGTGAAAGGAAATCATACATTTTGAGCTAAATGGTATTTCTGAGCATTTAATTTGCTTTACAAGTCAGTTATGTGCTCACTGGGTAGATCTTTTACATTTCATACAGACATTCTGTATGTTTACTAGGTACAGGATACATTTTCCAGCAAGCTTAAAACGCCCTAAATATTAAGTGAACTTAACAATAAAGAACTTGGGATGCAT comes from the Silurus meridionalis isolate SWU-2019-XX chromosome 3, ASM1480568v1, whole genome shotgun sequence genome and includes:
- the lnpa gene encoding endoplasmic reticulum junction formation protein lunapark-A isoform X2, with the translated sequence MGALFSRWRTKPTTVEVLEGLDKNIQTLEEHREKNQKQLKLWVYRILLYSTLLYLSACIVVYMWYIPEPLMGKLIVASPFLIFPLLVWLLRKLLIILYSRRRERNVEKLEELKAEKKKILEQVMETETYKNAKLILERFDPDSKKKILDATPIGPSLTPRQGQDLRQRHVTPRPPVPVTPNPVVAARPPTGTTAAPALISAPGGPPERNLSTSGQQHNLLRRNASPTGSPTSGIGMHPPGPPLARPVLPRDRGALDKLIEYLVGDGPRNRYALICQQCLSHNGMALKEEFEYVAFRCAYCYFLNPARKTRPQAPQLPEFSESKTSLGPSAVALETEQGAHTSSQVCSAEEKSESFGPEKEEKSGEHQAESETEKPGPLEPHTILSDSSDKPDSEQDVSAMEVE
- the lnpa gene encoding endoplasmic reticulum junction formation protein lunapark-A isoform X3, producing the protein MGALFSRWRTKPTTVEVLEGLDKNIQTLEEHREKNQKQLKLWVYRILLYSTLLYLSACIVVYMWYIPEPLMGKLIVASPFLIFPLLVWLLRKLLIILYSRRRERNVEKLEELKAEKKKILEQVMETETYKNAKLILERFDPDSKKKIDATPIGPSLTPRQGQDLRQRHVTPRPPVPVTPNPVVAARPPTGTTAAPALISAPGGPPERNLSTSGQQHNLLRRNASPTGSPTSGIGMHPPGPPLARPVLPRDRGALDKLIEYLVGDGPRNRYALICQQCLSHNGMALKEEFEYVAFRCAYCYFLNPARKTRPQAPQLPEFSESKTSLGPSAVALETEQGAHTSSQVCSAEEKSESFGPEKEEKSGEHQAESETEKPGPLEPHTILSDSSDKPDSEQDVSAMEVE
- the lnpa gene encoding endoplasmic reticulum junction formation protein lunapark-A isoform X1; the protein is MGALFSRWRTKPTTVEVLEGLDKNIQTLEEHREKNQKQLKLWVYRILLYSTLLYLSACIVVYMWYIPEPLMGKLIVASPFLIFPLLVWLLRKLLIILYSRRRERNVEKLEELKAEKKKILEQVMETETYKNAKLILERFDPDSKKKIELDATPIGPSLTPRQGQDLRQRHVTPRPPVPVTPNPVVAARPPTGTTAAPALISAPGGPPERNLSTSGQQHNLLRRNASPTGSPTSGIGMHPPGPPLARPVLPRDRGALDKLIEYLVGDGPRNRYALICQQCLSHNGMALKEEFEYVAFRCAYCYFLNPARKTRPQAPQLPEFSESKTSLGPSAVALETEQGAHTSSQVCSAEEKSESFGPEKEEKSGEHQAESETEKPGPLEPHTILSDSSDKPDSEQDVSAMEVE